The following DNA comes from Methanomassiliicoccales archaeon LGM-DZ1.
AAGACCTTCCTGGTGATCGACGACTTCGGGGACGTGGTCCCGTATTCGGACAGGGAATCCTCCTTCGGCTATGCGGTCACGGTGACAGACGACATAGATTCGTTCGGGAACATATCGAAGGAGGACCGCAGGCGGCATGGCCATCCGAGGAAAGAGCGCAAAGCCTCTGATGAAAGCATATCGTACAGTGAGAAATTGGAGGTCACCCGCAAGATAGCAACTCTCGGAGCGGAACACATCGGCTGTTACATCGATAAGAAGGATCCGCCGGATGTGTGGACCATCGAGAGGCGTCCGTTCGAGAGCAGATTGATGTGGAAAAAACGCAAGAATATGATCAGGAAAAAGGTTCTGAGCAGGTCTATGGACACTGCTCTGCGCGGCAGAACCGGTGAGATTGAGATAATAATCGATCATCACGATTCTTATTCGAGGATACCTGAGCTCTGTGAATCCAAGTCGAAGCGCGGAGTGAGGAACGTGAAGGGAGACCAATATGATTCTTCCAGGGGAAAGTACCATGATGCGCTCCAGACGCAGGATTACGTCGCGAACGCGGCTTATGCTGACAGAAAAGGATTCCACAGACGCAGGAATGTTCTGAAGATGAAGATGAAGAAATTGAAACGAGGGTCTCGGAAACCCGAGACCCTGCCAGGTCAAATGGGCAGAAACCCAAGGTATCCCAACAACTCGACGACGCAAGTCCTGGCATTGGGGCCGAAATAACATCTTTGTATTCAATATTTAAACACTCCGCGGGTTTCCCTATCGTCTCAATTCGCAGTATTTAAACAATTTATATTTTTTCGGTTTGGGACTTTTTCAACCATTCATAAGCGCCGACCTCGTGACGCACGTTGATGAAACACAATGCAATGTACGTCGCGATCCTCGCGGCCGCCATTGCGATCCTGGGCGCGGCGGCCCTGGTAGCAGACGGCCACGACGGTTCCGACGCGGCATACTCGGAGGACTACGGCACGGTCTACGGGATCGATCTCGCGCCCGGCTTTTCTTACTCCTACACTCCGAGCTACCCGTCGGACCTGGCCGTCACCACGACCATAGAGAAGTATGAAAGCGCCGGAATCTCCGCCTCCATGTCCGGGAAGACCCTCAGCGTCTCCGTCAAGGACGGGGTCACCTCCGGGTCCTACGACATCATCCTGAAAGCGTCCTCCTCAACCGGCGGCGTCTCCCAGACCGCCTACCAGCACATCCGCATCAACGTCGTCTCCGGCCTTTCCGTCTCCGGATCCATCAACGACATCATCAAGGGCGCATCGGTCAGCTTCACCCCCTCCGGGTCCTCCGGGATGGGGGCCGTCACCTGGTCCGTCAAGTCCGGTACCTCCCTCCCCGCAGGGCTGACCCTCTCCGGCGGCAAGGTCACCGGGACCCCGACCGCTGTCGGAACGCAGACGGTCTCCCTCACCGCGACCGCGGCCGGCGAGAGCAAGGACCTCATCGTTCACTTCACCGTCTGGTCCAAGATCGCCGGCGGGTCCGCGCAGACCATCACCTCCCACGGCGACACCGTGAGCTCGGCGGCGATAAGCAACGCCTCCGACATCGGGGTCACTTGGAAAGTGACCAAGGGGACCCTCCCCGCAGGCTTCTCCCTCAACGCATCCACCGGAGCGATCTCCGGCAAATCGGCCGCGCTCCAGTCCGTGACGGTGACCATCACCGGGACCAGCTCGCACGGCCCGGCACAGACCGCGACCAAGCAGATCACCGTCAGGTCCGAGCCCGCTCTGTCCCTGACAGGTCCCTCTTCTCTGATCACCTATCCGGGGGCCCCCGACAAGACCGCGGTCTTCGCTGCGACCTCCGGGACCTCCGCCGTCACCTGGTCCGTCACATCCGCTACCGGGGTCTCCATCTCCGCCGGGACCGTCACCGTCACCGATGGCGCATCCGCAGGATCCGTGACCGTCACCGCCAAGACCGCCTACGGCCAGACCGCGACGAAGACGCTCGCGATCACCAAGGAGGCGTCCGCTGCAATCAGCGGCGACGCATCCCTCGGTACGACCGTCGGCACCGCTGCCACGCAGACCTACACCTCCAACGTCGGAGGGACCTGGGCCGTCTCCGGAGCTCCCGCCGGGACCACCGTCAGCATCTCTTCCGCCGGCGTGCTCTCGGTCTCCGGGAGCTCGCCCGCGATATTCAATCTGACCATTACTCACACGACGCCTGGGGGCCAGTCGGTGACCAAGACCGTCAGCTGCAGCATCGTCTCGCAGCTCGTCTTCACCTCTCTCCCGTCGTCCGGCGTGATCGCTTACGAGGCCTGATTAGGAAAAAAATCGACAAGAAAAAGGAATGGAAATGAACAGAACGATCAACATCAAGAGCTTCGCGGCGCTGGCGGCCGTCATCATGGCCGCCGCCGCGATGGCGGCGTTCCTCCCGTCCGATGACGCGGACGCCGATGCCGAGACCTACGACACCGATCTCGGACAGAAATGGAGCATGAGGATCCAGTTCGTCTTCTCCGGCAAGGATGCGCAGAGCATCGAATGGGACTTCGGGGACGGATCCGAGCACAGCACCGAATGGAACCCCCTCCACGAGTATGCGAAGACCGGAGTCTACTACGGCAAGCAGACCGTGACAAACCCTCTCGGGACCGATGATATGACCTTCAGGATCGAGGTCATGGGATACCCGACGGTCGCCTTCGACAGCAACGGCGGCACCGCCGTCGAGACCATCAAGTGCACGTCCTTCGGCCAGATCGTCTCCGCGCCCAAGGCCCCGACGAAGGAAGGGGCGGAGTTCGCCGGATGGTACGCCGACAAGGGCCTCACCCAGGCCGTCGACTGGAGCCAGGGCGTGAAGAAGGCCGTCACCTACTACGCCAAATGGACCGGGGAGACCCCCGCCGAGCCCGAGGGACACTCCGTGCAGATCCTCGCCGCCGACGGGTCCGTCATCGCGACCTACACCGTCGGAGACGGGTCCAAGCTCTCCGAGGCGCAGATCGCCAAGGACCTCGGCAAGGACGGGAAGGTCCTCTCCGGCGTCTACACCGATAAGGACCTCAAGGACAAGTTCGACTTCGGCACCGCCGTCACCGGAGATCTGACCCTCTATGCCGGGTACACCGACGTGACCCACCCCGAGGACTCCTCCGACTGGGCCGTCATCGGCCTCTTCTTCGCAGGGATCGCGGCCATCATCGCCTTCGCTTTCGTCCGCCATCCTGCCTGCATCATCGCAGGGATCGCGATGATCGCGGTCGCAGCGCTCATCCACATGGGAGTGATCTCATGGTGAGCGCATCCAAGGACATCAGGATCAGGAGGACGGCGTTCCTCGCCGTCCTCCTCATGGCTGCGGCGGCCTTCGGAGTTGTCGCCATTGCAGAATCAGATAATTCAGACGCAGCAACAATGTATACTGTAAGACAAGGAAGTACTGCGCCGCCCTATTACTACTTTAGCAACGCCATGGATGTTGAGGATGTCACCATAAATAGTGTAACATATTCCAATGAAGTCGGACTCTCATACACCCCCACGTACTCTGAGGATGATGGTTACGGCATCATCGTAGCAGTACCAGAATCGTGCCCCCTCGATACGTATGCGATCAAAATCAATTACGACTTCATCCCTAATGGTGACGAGCCTCAGAGCAGCTCTGAAACATTCTACATCAAAGTGATTGCAGTTCAGAATCTCTCGGTTTCCGATCAGTCTGTCGTAGCAGGCGGATCTGTCTCCATAGACACCGGAATCTCCGGCGTGACCGTCAGCGGTCAGGATTGGCTGCACGTCTCCTCCGATGGCAGAATCTATGGAACGGCCCCTTCGGCGCCCGGAACCTACACGGCAACCGCCGGCTACGGGAGCCAGTCCGTCTCATTCACCATCACGGTGGTCTCCACGCTGGTGTTCACCAGCAACCCTGCGGCGGGAGTCATCGCCTACGAGGGCTGAACGATGGCGAGGGTTCAGTCGCAGTTCGCCGCATCTGCGGGGCTCGTGATGCTCGCCCTTGTCATGGCGGCCGTCGGGGCCCTCATCATCGCCGATTCCGGCGATGACAGCGATGCGGACGCGGGCACCTCGCCCGCGATCTGCACCGTGACCATCAACCCCGGCGCCCACGGAACAGGGAGCATCATCGCCTGGAGCGTGTTCTCCGGCAACAGCATCGAGCTCCCTGCGGCCGCATTCGCCCCCGAGGACAGCGAGAAGTACTATCTTGCAGGCTACGCCGAATCTTCCGGCGGGTCCGCGAAGTACTCCGCCGGCCAGGAGATCGCGGTCAGGTCGGACATGAAGCTCTGGGCCGTCTGGTCGGAGCCCGACGGGATGTTCGATTCGAACGCCCCCGCGTCCGGATCTGCGTCCGCCACATGGTCCTACAAGCCTATCGACCGCACGAGCTACTCCGGCGGCAACCCAGGCATGTGGGCGGCGATGGCCGAGATCCTCGGCTACAGCACGGACCTCGTCGTCGACAGCATGCCAGACTGGATGACGATGACCCACTCCGAGTCCTGGAACGAGGTCGAGTTCAAGGGGTCCCCGACCGGGCCCGGGGTCTACCTGGTCAGGGTCCATCCGGAGAAGCACAGCGATTTCTCCATCTTCTGGGCGATCACGGTCAAGGCTTCGTCCGACACCGCCCACAGGCTCACGTTCGATGCGAACGGCGGCACCGGCAGCTACTCCGTTGCACCGGGCGCCGAGGGCACCTGCACGGTGCTCCCGTCCGCCGGGTTCGCGAAGACGGGTTACACTCTGGCGGCCTGGAGCACGAAGATCTCCGGGCAGACGGTCTACTACCCTCTCTCCGCCGCCTACACCTTCACGGATCATGACGCCGTGATGAGCGCATACTACGCCCCGAACGAGGGCGTGATGGTCTTCGACGCCAACGGCGGGGTCTCCTCCGCCGGGGCCCAGGCATACATCGTCCAGTCTGGCGGATCCGTGACCCTCCCCTCCACCGGGTACACCATGCCCGGGCACGTGCTGGTCGGCTGGAGGTACTCCAACGAGCCCTCCGGCGCGGTCTACGCGCCAGGATACCAGCTGCCTGTGGCGGCCGCCACGCCGACCAACGCCATGTCAGCGGTCTGGGCAGATGCCTCGGCCTCCCTGCACAAGGTCACGTTCAGCTCCAACGGCGGATCCGACGCCGGCACCGGCAACTCGATCTCCGTCCCGGCAGGGACCAAGGTCGCCCTGCCCTCCGTAGGGTTCACCAAGAACGGCTACACTCTCCACGGATGGAACACCAAGGCCGACGGCTCCGGCGACGCTTACGATCGCGGCGCAAGCTACACCGTCGGATCCGCCGACTCGACAGTGTATGCTGTATGGAGTGCCAGTCAGGCATCCGAGATGCACGTGGTATCGTTCATCCTCAACGGCGGCAAGGGGTCGATCCCCAGCCAATCCGTCCCCGACGGGTCCACGGCCTCCAAGCCGAACGATCCGATGATGGACGGCTATGTGTTCAAAGGATGGCAGCAGATCGGCGGCTCCGCGGGCTACTTCGACTTCTCCAAGCCGATAATCTCGGACACTTACCTCCGCGCCATCTGGCAGCGTGCCATCTCCGTATCGGTGACTGGCCTGGCGGTCTCCGTCGCACTGGATGCCAACGCCCCCGGCACCGGCTACGCCGCGATCAGCTGGGGCGACGGCTCGGCCCAGCAGACCTTCTACAGGACCGTCACGAAGACCATGGCCGCCGGGACCTCCGGCGACCTGACCGTCACCCTCTCCACCGGGCAGAAGGTGTCCGCCCACTGGGAAGTGTCCTCCGGGGCCACGGGCCAGTTCAAGGTCACCGTCCTGGACGATGGCGGGAAGGTCCTCAGGACCTACACCGTCTCCTCCGGCAAGGAGCTCTCCAAGAGCTCCGTCATGAAGGACCTGGCCAGGGAAGGGAAGAGCGTGACGCTCTACACCGACGCCGCGCACGAGCATGAGTATGGGTGGGGCGCCGTCAACGGCGACCTGGTCCTCTACGCCCACTACACTGACAAGGGCAGCAGCGGAACCGCCGATACGGCCGCGATCGCTGCCGCGATCCTCTGCGCCGTCTGCATCGCCGGTTTCGCCTACTTCCGCAACCCGTCCCTGCTGGCCGCCGCGATCGCACTGGGCGCTGTTGCCGCCATGATCAAGGTGATGATTTGATACACGCTCAACTGAAAACCAACGCGGCCTTCATGGCCGCGATCCTGCTGGCCGCCACCCTCTGCGCCGCCGTCCCCGTCTTCAGCGACGAGGAGATCGCCGATGAGAGCGACGCCGACCCGATTACCCTGGGTGCAGGAGCCATCTTCCTCATCGGCTTCGCCGTCGGAGCGATAGCCGGCGGGGCCGCCGTCCATGTCATCGAGGATCTTCTCGAGAAGCAGAACGATGAGTTCAACGAGGCCCTGCGGGCAGGCGAGGCCAACCGCCTGTACTCGGTCATCGAGACCCTGGAAGCGTCCTACGCCAACTCCCTGGCCAACTACTCGCAGATCTGGTCCCTGACCTCGGAGCACTGGATCCGCGAGGCCGAGCTCTCCGCATCGGTGCTGTGGGCACCGAACACTGCCTACAACCCGTCCAACATCATGGCCATGTCCGGGGTCTACTCGAACAGCGCGATGATGCTCGCCGATGCCGTCGCCCAGCCCAACGCGCTCTACGGCGCGGTCAGCCAGAACATCGCGGCGTGGACCCAGGACGCGGCATACAACGACAAGATCACAGTATCGTGGACCTACGGCAGCCAATCGATGGGCTCCGCCGCATCGTGGAGCGGGAAGGAAGTGTGGGCCGTCTCCGTGCCGGCCTCCGCCGCCGAAGGGCAGGAGGTCTACATCGGATCCGACGGCTACATCATGTGCTTCGATTCCAACGGGTCCGCGGTCGGGCCCGACGGCCTCGTCTCGCTCCCTTCCGGGACCGAGAAGAAGGTCGCCGAAGGCGTCTATACGCTCTCGGCAGGCGCGACATATGTGTCCGACAGGATGCTCCCGGTGATCTCCGCGACATCCGCCCAGGTCCGCCCCGGCGTGATCATGACCGCCGGCGGCAGCTCCGCGATCGCTATCTACGACTCCGATTCCGGCAGGATCTCCGTCGGCGGGGTCTCCTACGATAGCCTCGGGATATCCTTCAAGGCAGAAGGCTCCTCCGCCAGTACCGTGGACGTGACCGAGGTGCTTAAGCAGCGCCAGGGGCTGCTGTCGTCGGTGATCTCCACCATGAACCAGGCCGATTCGTCGGCCTGGGCCGTATGGCAGATCTATAACGACGCCGGGTCCGCCAGCGCGTACATCACTACCCTGGCCGTGCCCAACGAGTACGAAGGGGTCGAGATGTCCGCCGCGCAGAAGCGCATCATGGCCGTCATGGCCCTCCAGGAGCTCGCGGGCTACTGGGCCGGGAACAGCGGGGCCCTGCTGAAGGACTACACCGTGACCCCCGGGTCCAACCAGCTCTTCATCCGCGGCGACATCTACAACGACCGGAACGAGGTCATCGCCAAGGACGCGATCTTCACGCCCTACTACCGCACCCAGGACGACAGCATCGCCCTCGGCAGCAACACCGAGACCCAGGCCGCCACCGTGGCCGTGTGGGCCACCGGCTACACCGGGTCCCTCAGCTCGTGGAACCATGTCACCGACCATCCCTACCTGATCACGTCCAAGGCCGGATACGTGATGGATGCGGCGGAGATCGAGTATGCCGGCGAATCCGTCTCCAGCGTGGACCTCGATGTCCGCAGCATCGACTACATCGAGCCCGGGAAGATTACCATCGTCCCGAACCCCGCACCTGATGCCGATAAGGACTACACGGCGCTGATCACCATCGCGTTCATCGCCATGGCCATCCTTCTGGCGTTCGCCGGGGTGCTCAACGGGCGTCCCGGCCTCGTCGTGATCGCGGTCGTCCTGGCCATCGCAGGGGCCGTCGGTGCCGGCACCATCAACGGCTGGCTCGTGAACGGG
Coding sequences within:
- a CDS encoding InlB B-repeat-containing protein, giving the protein MARVQSQFAASAGLVMLALVMAAVGALIIADSGDDSDADAGTSPAICTVTINPGAHGTGSIIAWSVFSGNSIELPAAAFAPEDSEKYYLAGYAESSGGSAKYSAGQEIAVRSDMKLWAVWSEPDGMFDSNAPASGSASATWSYKPIDRTSYSGGNPGMWAAMAEILGYSTDLVVDSMPDWMTMTHSESWNEVEFKGSPTGPGVYLVRVHPEKHSDFSIFWAITVKASSDTAHRLTFDANGGTGSYSVAPGAEGTCTVLPSAGFAKTGYTLAAWSTKISGQTVYYPLSAAYTFTDHDAVMSAYYAPNEGVMVFDANGGVSSAGAQAYIVQSGGSVTLPSTGYTMPGHVLVGWRYSNEPSGAVYAPGYQLPVAAATPTNAMSAVWADASASLHKVTFSSNGGSDAGTGNSISVPAGTKVALPSVGFTKNGYTLHGWNTKADGSGDAYDRGASYTVGSADSTVYAVWSASQASEMHVVSFILNGGKGSIPSQSVPDGSTASKPNDPMMDGYVFKGWQQIGGSAGYFDFSKPIISDTYLRAIWQRAISVSVTGLAVSVALDANAPGTGYAAISWGDGSAQQTFYRTVTKTMAAGTSGDLTVTLSTGQKVSAHWEVSSGATGQFKVTVLDDGGKVLRTYTVSSGKELSKSSVMKDLAREGKSVTLYTDAAHEHEYGWGAVNGDLVLYAHYTDKGSSGTADTAAIAAAILCAVCIAGFAYFRNPSLLAAAIALGAVAAMIKVMI
- a CDS encoding putative Ig domain-containing protein, with the translated sequence MKHNAMYVAILAAAIAILGAAALVADGHDGSDAAYSEDYGTVYGIDLAPGFSYSYTPSYPSDLAVTTTIEKYESAGISASMSGKTLSVSVKDGVTSGSYDIILKASSSTGGVSQTAYQHIRINVVSGLSVSGSINDIIKGASVSFTPSGSSGMGAVTWSVKSGTSLPAGLTLSGGKVTGTPTAVGTQTVSLTATAAGESKDLIVHFTVWSKIAGGSAQTITSHGDTVSSAAISNASDIGVTWKVTKGTLPAGFSLNASTGAISGKSAALQSVTVTITGTSSHGPAQTATKQITVRSEPALSLTGPSSLITYPGAPDKTAVFAATSGTSAVTWSVTSATGVSISAGTVTVTDGASAGSVTVTAKTAYGQTATKTLAITKEASAAISGDASLGTTVGTAATQTYTSNVGGTWAVSGAPAGTTVSISSAGVLSVSGSSPAIFNLTITHTTPGGQSVTKTVSCSIVSQLVFTSLPSSGVIAYEA
- a CDS encoding InlB B-repeat-containing protein gives rise to the protein MNRTINIKSFAALAAVIMAAAAMAAFLPSDDADADAETYDTDLGQKWSMRIQFVFSGKDAQSIEWDFGDGSEHSTEWNPLHEYAKTGVYYGKQTVTNPLGTDDMTFRIEVMGYPTVAFDSNGGTAVETIKCTSFGQIVSAPKAPTKEGAEFAGWYADKGLTQAVDWSQGVKKAVTYYAKWTGETPAEPEGHSVQILAADGSVIATYTVGDGSKLSEAQIAKDLGKDGKVLSGVYTDKDLKDKFDFGTAVTGDLTLYAGYTDVTHPEDSSDWAVIGLFFAGIAAIIAFAFVRHPACIIAGIAMIAVAALIHMGVISW